A portion of the Meriones unguiculatus strain TT.TT164.6M chromosome 14, Bangor_MerUng_6.1, whole genome shotgun sequence genome contains these proteins:
- the LOC110563713 gene encoding poliovirus receptor-like isoform X2, whose amino-acid sequence MALFTHPCPWLVSPLLPLLLLHCAPGEAGGGIAVQAASNVTGFLGETVALHCSLASKETMTITQITWMKRMPDGSRPPVAIFHPKKGPSIVEPERVMFLSARLDEDPRNASLAISHLRAEDEGSYECQFATFPTGSKSSRVWLKVLARPNNSAEALKPSSTSKRQEVAKCVSAGGRPPPRITWSSDVNGSTREIQKPGPQPGSVTVISLFSVEPSSQADGKNITCRVEHDGLQKPDLLPLTLSLNYPPEVSISGYNGNWFSGLKDVVLTCESRSKPMPLSYEWSTATGSLPTSAEPQDSQLRITTVDHLNNTILVCNVTNALGSGQAQVTILVKEKSEILQPDSSLSPGLIATIVVGLVVLIIICVVFWKCTRGCLLFISET is encoded by the exons ATGGCCCTCTTCACCCATCCCTGCCCGTGGCTGGTGTcgccgctgctgccgctgctgctgctccaCTGCGCGCCCGGGGAGGCGG GTGGCGGTATAGCTGTGCAGGCGGCCTCCAATGTGACTGGCTTCTTGGGTGAGACTGTAGCCTTGCACTGCAGCCTGGCTTCTAAAGAGACTATGACAATCACACAGATAACTTGGATGAAGCGGATGCCAGATGGATCGCGCCCCCCCGTGGCTATCTTTCACCCCAAGAAGGGGCCCAGCATTGTGGAGCCAGAGCGGGTGATGTTCTTGTCTGCCAGGCTGGACGAGGATCCCAGGAACGCATCTCTGGCCATCTCCCACTTGCGCGCTGAAGATGAAGGCAGCTATGAATGTCAGTTTGCCACATTCCCCACAGGCAGCAAGAGCTCCAGGGTCTGGCTGAAGGTGCTTG CCCGACCTAACAACTCTGCCGAGGCCCTGAAGCCCAGTTCCACCTCGAAGCGGCAGGAGGTAGCTAAATGCGTCTCCGCTGGTGGGCGCCCTCCTCCACGAATCACCTGGTCTTCTGATGTGAATGGAAGCACCCGTGAAATTCAGAAACCAGGGCCCCAGCCGGGCTCCGTGACGGTGATCAGCCTCTTCTCTGTGGAGCCCTCGAGCCAGGCAGACGGAAAGAACATCACCTGCAGGGTAGAACACGACGGCCTCCAGAAGCCGGACCTGCTGCCCCTGACCCTCTCCCTAAACT ATCCACCTGAAGTGTCCATCTCTGGCTATAATGGCAACTGGTTCTCAGGCCTCAAAGATGTGGTCCTGACCTGTGAAAGCCGCAGCAAACCTATGCCCCTCAGCTATGAATGGAGCAC GGCCACAGGTTCCCTGCCCACCTCTGCTGAACCCCAGGACAGTCAGCTCCGAATCACCACTGTGGATCATCTCAATAACACGATCCTCGTGTGCAATGTCACCAATGCCCTAGGGTCTGGTCAGGCCCAAGTGACAATCCTAGTCAAAG AGAAATCTGAGATTTTGCAGCCAGATTCAAGCTTAAGCCCTGGGCTCATCGCCACCATCGTCGTCGGCCTCGTTGTCCTCATTATTATTTGTGTGGTATTCTGGAAGTGCACGCGTG GGTGCCTGCTATTCATTAGTGAGACGTGA
- the LOC110563713 gene encoding poliovirus receptor-like isoform X1: MALFTHPCPWLVSPLLPLLLLHCAPGEAGGGIAVQAASNVTGFLGETVALHCSLASKETMTITQITWMKRMPDGSRPPVAIFHPKKGPSIVEPERVMFLSARLDEDPRNASLAISHLRAEDEGSYECQFATFPTGSKSSRVWLKVLARPNNSAEALKPSSTSKRQEVAKCVSAGGRPPPRITWSSDVNGSTREIQKPGPQPGSVTVISLFSVEPSSQADGKNITCRVEHDGLQKPDLLPLTLSLNYPPEVSISGYNGNWFSGLKDVVLTCESRSKPMPLSYEWSTATGSLPTSAEPQDSQLRITTVDHLNNTILVCNVTNALGSGQAQVTILVKEKSEILQPDSSLSPGLIATIVVGLVVLIIICVVFWKCTRGCSRWPRSIGNTGACYSLVRRDRSTQNMEENSMR, from the exons ATGGCCCTCTTCACCCATCCCTGCCCGTGGCTGGTGTcgccgctgctgccgctgctgctgctccaCTGCGCGCCCGGGGAGGCGG GTGGCGGTATAGCTGTGCAGGCGGCCTCCAATGTGACTGGCTTCTTGGGTGAGACTGTAGCCTTGCACTGCAGCCTGGCTTCTAAAGAGACTATGACAATCACACAGATAACTTGGATGAAGCGGATGCCAGATGGATCGCGCCCCCCCGTGGCTATCTTTCACCCCAAGAAGGGGCCCAGCATTGTGGAGCCAGAGCGGGTGATGTTCTTGTCTGCCAGGCTGGACGAGGATCCCAGGAACGCATCTCTGGCCATCTCCCACTTGCGCGCTGAAGATGAAGGCAGCTATGAATGTCAGTTTGCCACATTCCCCACAGGCAGCAAGAGCTCCAGGGTCTGGCTGAAGGTGCTTG CCCGACCTAACAACTCTGCCGAGGCCCTGAAGCCCAGTTCCACCTCGAAGCGGCAGGAGGTAGCTAAATGCGTCTCCGCTGGTGGGCGCCCTCCTCCACGAATCACCTGGTCTTCTGATGTGAATGGAAGCACCCGTGAAATTCAGAAACCAGGGCCCCAGCCGGGCTCCGTGACGGTGATCAGCCTCTTCTCTGTGGAGCCCTCGAGCCAGGCAGACGGAAAGAACATCACCTGCAGGGTAGAACACGACGGCCTCCAGAAGCCGGACCTGCTGCCCCTGACCCTCTCCCTAAACT ATCCACCTGAAGTGTCCATCTCTGGCTATAATGGCAACTGGTTCTCAGGCCTCAAAGATGTGGTCCTGACCTGTGAAAGCCGCAGCAAACCTATGCCCCTCAGCTATGAATGGAGCAC GGCCACAGGTTCCCTGCCCACCTCTGCTGAACCCCAGGACAGTCAGCTCCGAATCACCACTGTGGATCATCTCAATAACACGATCCTCGTGTGCAATGTCACCAATGCCCTAGGGTCTGGTCAGGCCCAAGTGACAATCCTAGTCAAAG AGAAATCTGAGATTTTGCAGCCAGATTCAAGCTTAAGCCCTGGGCTCATCGCCACCATCGTCGTCGGCCTCGTTGTCCTCATTATTATTTGTGTGGTATTCTGGAAGTGCACGCGTG GTTGTTCTCGGTGGCCCAGGTCCATAGGTAATACG GGTGCCTGCTATTCATTAGTGAGACGTGACCGCTCTACCCAGAACATGGAGGAAAACAGCATGAGGTGA
- the LOC110563714 gene encoding large ribosomal subunit protein eL39-like has product MTTARRMETKTFQIKRFLAKKQKQDRPILQWISMKTGNKIRYNSKRRHRRRTKLGL; this is encoded by the exons ATGACGACTGCCCGTCGAATGGAGACAAAG ACTTTCCAAATCAAGCGATTCCTggccaagaaacaaaagcaagatcGTCCTATTCTTCAATGGATTTCGATGAAAACTGGTAACAAAATCAGGTACAACTCCAAGAGAAGACACCGGAGGAGAACAAAGCTGGGTCTGTAA